In Lycorma delicatula isolate Av1 chromosome 10, ASM4794821v1, whole genome shotgun sequence, a genomic segment contains:
- the LOC142330852 gene encoding uncharacterized protein LOC142330852 codes for MDKIRTQESDANNNDSIPDSNLNNKSYSLRPRSSVKPGIGVIDEDSASDWRPRGRTKRRQKQKPPPLSKYRRKTANARERSRMREINEAFESLRRAIPHLTQENNHNEKMTKITTLRLAMKYIAALTQVLQDPEPESDLDSAEYTLSLTPTSISDNSDLYDQFLISSSDPLSSSSSSLSITTTSSTNFSNNSLLLRTSNVPNSGTFFPSPCYTLTPPDTSTSLIDIREHCLTPSDFQTDFDSLASPTVDFDDFFSS; via the coding sequence atGGATAAAATAAGGACACAAGAAAGTGAtgctaataataatgatagtataccagatagtaatttaaataataaaagttattcattaaGGCCTCGATCATCCGTGAAACCGGGTATTGGTGTAATAGATGAAGATTCCGCTAGCGACTGGAGACCGAGAGGTCGAACGAAACGTCGACAAAAACAAAAACCACCGCCATTAAGTAAATATAGACGTAAAACAGCCAACGCGCGTGAACGTTCACGTATGAGAGAAATTAACGAAGCGTTTGAATCACTGAGGCGTGCCATACCACATCTAACCCAAGAAAATAACCACAATGAGAAAATGACTAAAATAACTACGTTAAGGTTAGCCATGAAATATATAGCTGCATTAACACAGGTATTACAAGACCCAGAACCCGAATCGGATTTAGATTCGGCCGAATATACATTATCATTAACACCTACATCAATAAGTGATAATTCCGATCTATACGATCAGTTCCTTATATCGTCATCGGATCCATtatcatcgtcatcgtcatcatTATCAATAACTACAACATCATcaacaaattttagtaataattctttattattaagaaCATCAAACGTTCCTAATAGTGGTACATTTTTTCCGTCACCATGTTATACACTAACACCGCCGGATACATCGACCTCATTAATCGATATAAGAGAACATTGTTTAACACCTTCagattttcaaaccgattttgaTTCACTTGCATCACCGACTGtggattttgatgattttttctcATCGtga